The DNA region GTGCCATGGCCATACGCGTTGGTGTTTTCGGAGCCGTCGGGCGAATGGGCACCGCCGTGTGCCGCGCCGTGTTCGCCGCGCCCGATGTGGAGCTGGTGGCGGCCGTCGACCCGCACCACGCCGGGATCGACTTGCGCCAGGCCAACGGCGTCGACGCCGACATCCCTGTGGTCTCGGGAACGGACGCAATCGATCCGTCGTCGGTCGACGTCATGGTCGACTTCACGCAGCTGGAGGCATCGCGGGCGAACTTGGCGTGGTGCGCGGGCAACGCCGTGCATGCAGTTGTCGGCACCACAGGGTTCACGACCGACGACCTCGCCCGTTTCGAGGCCACGTTCACCCAGAGCAACTGCCTGATCGCACCCAACTTCGCCATCGGCGCGGTGTTGATGATGCGGTTCGCGGAGCTGGCGGCGCCGTGGTTCGAGACGGCCGAGATCATCGAGCTTCACCACGATGGCAAGGTCGACGCGCCGTCCGGCACGGCCATGATGACCGTGGAGCGCATGGCAGCCGCATCGTCGAACTGGGCGCCCGACCCCACTACGAAAGAGGTCCTGCCCGGCGCTCGCGGCGCCAAAGGCCCCGCGGAGATCCCCGTTCACTCCGTCCGCCTCCGAGGCCTCGTCGCGCATCAAGAAGTGCTGCTGGGCACTGCCGGGCAGTCGTTGACGATCCGGCACGACTCCTACGATCGCGAGTCGTTCATGCCTGGCGTGCTGCTCGCGGTCCGTGAAGTGCCGGCGCTGCCCGGTGTCACGTTCGGGCTCGACGCGTTGCTCGACCTCTGAGCTGCGCGACGACCAGCCACGGGGGCGCCTACG from Acidimicrobiales bacterium includes:
- the dapB gene encoding 4-hydroxy-tetrahydrodipicolinate reductase, which gives rise to MAIRVGVFGAVGRMGTAVCRAVFAAPDVELVAAVDPHHAGIDLRQANGVDADIPVVSGTDAIDPSSVDVMVDFTQLEASRANLAWCAGNAVHAVVGTTGFTTDDLARFEATFTQSNCLIAPNFAIGAVLMMRFAELAAPWFETAEIIELHHDGKVDAPSGTAMMTVERMAAASSNWAPDPTTKEVLPGARGAKGPAEIPVHSVRLRGLVAHQEVLLGTAGQSLTIRHDSYDRESFMPGVLLAVREVPALPGVTFGLDALLDL